A part of Streptomyces sp. NBC_01210 genomic DNA contains:
- a CDS encoding roadblock/LC7 domain-containing protein → MAPQTASHAAIELASFRERVIGIDGAMLATADGLCVASVALSVQPESMAALGAASLGVAWRIAAEGGIEGLQEVRVHGNTGFISVHPVGPNTLMVVIGDNGTDRFALQRELPQTLARLASLLER, encoded by the coding sequence ATGGCGCCCCAGACAGCTTCACATGCAGCAATCGAATTGGCTTCATTCCGGGAGCGTGTGATCGGAATTGACGGAGCCATGCTGGCCACGGCCGACGGCTTGTGTGTGGCATCGGTTGCCCTGTCAGTACAGCCGGAGTCCATGGCCGCGCTGGGCGCGGCCTCGCTCGGTGTCGCTTGGCGTATCGCCGCGGAAGGGGGGATCGAAGGACTGCAAGAGGTGCGCGTTCATGGCAACACCGGTTTCATCTCGGTGCATCCCGTCGGACCGAACACCCTCATGGTGGTCATCGGCGACAACGGGACCGACCGGTTTGCCCTCCAACGTGAGCTGCCTCAGACGCTCGCACGGCTCGCGTCACTTCTGGAGAGGTGA
- a CDS encoding phthiocerol/phthiodiolone dimycocerosyl transferase family protein, producing MLSCTVRGDIDEKLLAAAFAAKVAQHPPLRSRVRHEGKGYFLETVGETELPRLTVRPNGPSAFTNELNASLPIGGPLVRAVLLRGDIEHKVVLVLDHVITDGHSAIALQHAMWRTYSALVDGTCDTKGNAAESWPPAVTDLLPPWSAKEAEHYLARRTENVRRCPVSLLPYEAACTDIAGHRPRVEVQRVLFESGPTTRLVRLAKAADMSVHGLVSAAFLIAIRRQLGGEAGTRSLGCLSPVDLRSRLTPPLKREAMVPAVSSYLDVLHVAEDTDPLELGREVTANLKSAIDRGDIAREIRILPELVWNPGLMTASVIVTNMGAVDDPLVPNTLDITDVRLIPARDHYYPEAGRGPVMGCVVSFNNRLGIELPYSSECFSHKQIRDLSSSVYTTLLGFLGEDRGR from the coding sequence GTGCTGTCCTGCACGGTCCGCGGCGACATCGACGAAAAGCTGCTGGCGGCAGCGTTCGCCGCAAAAGTCGCCCAACATCCCCCGCTTCGCTCCCGGGTTCGGCATGAGGGCAAGGGGTACTTCCTTGAAACCGTGGGTGAAACCGAACTGCCACGTCTGACCGTGAGGCCGAACGGACCGAGCGCCTTCACCAACGAGCTCAACGCCTCGTTGCCGATCGGCGGCCCTCTGGTCCGAGCGGTCCTGCTGCGAGGCGACATCGAGCACAAGGTGGTTCTCGTCCTGGATCACGTCATTACCGACGGCCACAGCGCAATCGCCCTGCAGCATGCAATGTGGCGCACATATTCCGCTCTCGTCGACGGAACGTGCGACACGAAGGGCAACGCTGCGGAGAGCTGGCCTCCCGCGGTCACGGATCTTCTGCCGCCATGGTCCGCGAAGGAGGCCGAGCACTACCTCGCGCGTCGGACCGAGAATGTTCGTCGATGCCCGGTCTCATTACTGCCGTACGAAGCAGCGTGCACGGACATTGCGGGCCACCGGCCGCGAGTTGAGGTGCAACGCGTCCTGTTCGAGTCAGGCCCAACGACGCGGCTGGTGCGCCTCGCGAAAGCCGCAGACATGTCAGTGCACGGACTCGTCAGCGCGGCGTTTCTCATTGCCATACGACGCCAGCTCGGCGGCGAGGCCGGCACAAGGTCACTGGGGTGTCTCTCGCCGGTGGACCTTCGCTCCCGGCTGACACCGCCGCTGAAACGAGAGGCCATGGTTCCTGCCGTCTCCTCCTATTTGGACGTGCTGCACGTGGCCGAGGACACTGATCCGCTGGAGCTGGGCCGTGAGGTCACGGCCAATCTGAAATCGGCCATCGATCGCGGGGACATCGCACGTGAAATACGTATATTGCCAGAGCTGGTGTGGAATCCAGGACTCATGACCGCCAGTGTGATAGTGACCAACATGGGTGCCGTTGACGACCCGTTGGTGCCAAACACCCTGGACATCACCGATGTGCGCCTCATACCAGCCCGCGATCACTACTACCCCGAGGCCGGGAGGGGGCCGGTGATGGGATGTGTGGTCTCCTTCAATAACCGTCTCGGTATCGAACTCCCTTACAGCAGCGAGTGTTTCAGCCACAAGCAGATTCGTGATCTGAGCAGCAGTGTGTACACCACGCTGCTCGGCTTCCTCGGTGAGGACCGGGGTCGATGA
- a CDS encoding aldehyde dehydrogenase family protein: protein MSSHELDFIDLRHRHNYVNGEWLPAESRQTRRNINPADSADDLGDFVESGGADADRAVDAAVAAQSEWQAMGPIRRARFLTEAGRLLEERAEGIARAITREQGKLLTESRGEVERGAAILEFTAGEARRINGTTTPAEEERTWALTFRRPIGVVGLVSPWNFPFAIPMWKVAPALLSGCTAVLKPSPFTPLTAALLIELFHDAGVPAGVLNLVQGDAAAGEALVANPSVAGISFTGSPGVGAAIHKGGAHRLLRTQLELGGKNAVLVLDDADLEKAVDAVIKGAFGQAGQRCSATSRVVVDRQVKDEFLSLLVPRVAALRVGPGIDPTSQVCPVVNTDRMNACLEAVATAQESGAKVLTGGHRVTDGLPDGCYVAPTIVGDVAWDSELAQEEIFGPVLSVVESDGFDDALRIANSVRYGMSGTVFTASQSRAFEAMERLEAGMLHINRPGVGAYAHLPHVGTKASQYGPPECSPQVWDFYTEWRSACIAF from the coding sequence ATGTCATCACATGAACTCGATTTCATCGACCTGCGGCACCGGCACAACTACGTCAATGGCGAATGGCTGCCCGCCGAGAGCAGGCAGACTCGCCGGAATATCAACCCTGCTGACTCGGCAGACGATCTCGGAGACTTTGTCGAGTCCGGGGGCGCCGACGCAGACCGCGCGGTGGACGCGGCGGTGGCGGCACAGTCCGAGTGGCAGGCGATGGGCCCGATACGCCGTGCCCGCTTCCTCACAGAGGCGGGTCGGCTGCTTGAGGAACGGGCCGAGGGCATTGCCCGAGCGATTACTCGGGAACAGGGAAAGCTGCTGACCGAATCCCGTGGTGAGGTGGAAAGAGGCGCTGCGATCCTCGAGTTCACGGCAGGGGAGGCCAGGAGGATCAACGGCACAACCACCCCGGCCGAGGAAGAGCGGACATGGGCTCTCACATTTCGTCGGCCCATCGGGGTCGTCGGGTTGGTATCACCGTGGAACTTCCCTTTCGCGATCCCCATGTGGAAGGTGGCACCGGCCCTTCTCTCGGGCTGCACGGCCGTACTGAAGCCGTCGCCATTTACGCCGCTCACAGCCGCCCTGCTCATCGAGCTCTTCCACGATGCCGGAGTTCCGGCCGGAGTGCTGAACCTCGTCCAGGGCGATGCTGCGGCCGGGGAGGCGCTGGTGGCCAATCCCTCCGTTGCCGGGATTAGCTTTACCGGCTCGCCTGGCGTGGGGGCCGCCATCCATAAGGGAGGGGCGCATCGACTGCTGCGTACACAGCTCGAGTTGGGGGGCAAGAACGCGGTGCTTGTCCTGGATGACGCCGATCTTGAAAAAGCGGTTGATGCCGTAATAAAGGGTGCATTTGGTCAGGCAGGGCAGCGATGCAGTGCCACCAGCCGTGTCGTGGTCGATCGCCAGGTGAAGGACGAGTTTCTGAGCCTGCTCGTCCCGCGTGTCGCGGCACTCCGCGTGGGACCGGGCATTGACCCGACGTCCCAGGTCTGCCCGGTGGTCAATACGGACCGGATGAATGCCTGCCTGGAGGCTGTCGCCACGGCGCAAGAGAGCGGCGCCAAGGTTCTCACGGGAGGACATCGGGTCACCGACGGGCTGCCCGACGGTTGCTATGTGGCGCCGACCATCGTCGGCGACGTGGCATGGGACAGCGAACTGGCGCAGGAAGAAATTTTCGGTCCCGTACTCAGTGTGGTCGAGTCCGACGGCTTCGACGACGCGCTGCGGATCGCCAACTCCGTACGTTATGGCATGTCCGGCACTGTTTTCACCGCGTCTCAGTCCCGGGCCTTCGAGGCCATGGAACGCCTTGAGGCCGGAATGCTGCACATCAACCGTCCGGGGGTCGGTGCCTACGCCCACCTGCCGCATGTCGGTACAAAGGCGTCGCAGTACGGACCGCCGGAGTGCTCCCCGCAGGTGTGGGACTTCTACACCGAGTGGCGGTCCGCCTGTATCGCCTTTTGA
- a CDS encoding alkaline phosphatase family protein: MGLGSKAEALDVPMVPDGTSTDKVLVIGLDGTRYERMLDADVPNIRDLMSSGTYGSSLLYCEPVGVANSDAGWSTIATGVWPSKHGITGDTDGGELTDTDGNFDSYPTFFQRLDELDPDLSTFSALDWTDLDDRGATFTPPASSPPVSMPSMSSIQRTRVLRRTHR; encoded by the coding sequence ATGGGGCTCGGCAGTAAGGCCGAGGCCCTGGACGTTCCAATGGTTCCGGATGGGACCAGCACCGACAAAGTGCTTGTCATCGGCCTGGACGGAACACGCTACGAACGGATGCTGGACGCCGATGTGCCCAACATCAGGGACCTCATGTCGTCCGGTACCTACGGCAGCAGCCTTCTGTACTGCGAACCGGTGGGCGTCGCCAACTCCGACGCGGGGTGGTCCACGATCGCCACTGGGGTCTGGCCCAGCAAGCACGGAATCACCGGCGATACCGATGGTGGCGAACTGACGGACACGGACGGAAACTTCGATTCCTATCCGACGTTCTTCCAGCGCCTTGACGAATTGGATCCGGATCTCTCCACTTTCTCCGCGCTCGACTGGACGGACCTCGACGACCGAGGAGCAACCTTCACGCCCCCGGCATCTTCACCACCGGTGTCGATGCCAAGTATGTCCTCGATACAACGGACGAGGGTCTTGCGGAGGACTCACAGATAG
- a CDS encoding helix-turn-helix domain-containing protein: MLAALTGEPEAPQADIAELARAAAWRIPPTVRAVVTLAHVWASPWSYQDKEILAAPIDEELHLVVPESSAHSKPPLTPRCNWTAAVGPAVPAAKAGVSLRWARRLLDIVPPSDSPGARLLHVDDHLTMLLLLQDPSLVNLFVGHWLRPLEKLTPRQSERVVQTLVAWWNEGSTRGAAALLNVHPQTIRYRMRQIEKLFGSALHTPENRFELQLALRMVQLTAEVDPDGVPLRQPMQ, encoded by the coding sequence TTGCTGGCCGCCCTCACTGGCGAGCCAGAGGCACCACAGGCCGACATCGCCGAACTGGCCCGGGCAGCCGCCTGGCGTATTCCACCGACCGTACGGGCCGTGGTCACGCTGGCCCACGTGTGGGCGTCGCCATGGTCCTACCAGGACAAGGAGATCCTGGCAGCACCGATTGATGAGGAGCTTCATCTGGTGGTTCCCGAGTCGTCCGCTCACTCGAAGCCACCTCTTACACCCCGCTGCAACTGGACGGCAGCGGTGGGGCCTGCCGTCCCCGCGGCCAAGGCAGGGGTCTCACTGCGCTGGGCGCGCCGACTGCTGGACATAGTCCCGCCATCGGACAGTCCAGGTGCCCGCCTCCTCCATGTCGACGATCACCTGACGATGCTGCTGCTGCTTCAAGACCCATCCTTGGTGAACCTGTTCGTCGGGCACTGGCTCCGGCCTCTGGAGAAACTGACGCCTCGGCAGAGCGAACGAGTGGTACAGACCCTCGTCGCCTGGTGGAATGAGGGCAGTACCCGAGGCGCCGCAGCATTACTGAATGTCCATCCCCAGACCATCCGCTATCGCATGCGTCAGATCGAGAAGCTTTTCGGGTCGGCACTGCACACCCCCGAGAACCGCTTCGAGTTACAACTCGCCCTGCGCATGGTCCAACTGACCGCAGAGGTCGACCCGGATGGCGTCCCCCTTCGGCAGCCCATGCAGTGA
- a CDS encoding alkaline phosphatase family protein, translated as MRISRRRLSMASIATVAVLSTVVVPFGFTAAAYDDSAKVLVVGVDGLRYDRIWGTDAIDSGEGPEAWLGDEVAETPNLDGLRSGGTYGRSLLYCDPLADTSSGPGWKTNLSGVWPDKFAEETSEGDKEWKAYPSFLNRLEGELDDDIDTYAAYSWVDHGPEGDDVFSKVDEPDFQDYDPKDPDPVPAGKEEADVLSADENSVESAVEQLSDEDPDASFVYFDEPDFQGHHGDLETYREAIERVDGYIGELLDAIDDREDAESWTVIVTTDHGQDDNGGHGGCTIGERSQFVLARGPGIAEGAEPIDVRPVDVVPTVFQQLDVEIDEDWGLEGKAIQDRSADAFDSAYSSLADRFDDTDVPENVKGFTHTMPGGWTVDNSQMPNNGSTEWRGWTLTTNPFWSISANPDGDDDNDADDRQNFMRSRGVIAVADPDQWDDEGSPSDTTTFNSTLISPAYSVAGKDSVTLTFGNHYKDTSPQVGELLVSIDGGNDQVIKTYDGDTLNQIESIPIDVEDASTLQVKFRLKDAEDDWYWAIDDVQVN; from the coding sequence ATGCGCATTTCCAGACGTCGCCTGTCCATGGCGTCGATTGCCACGGTGGCCGTCCTGTCGACAGTAGTCGTACCGTTTGGTTTCACAGCCGCCGCTTACGACGATTCTGCCAAAGTGCTCGTCGTCGGAGTGGACGGTCTGCGCTACGACCGCATCTGGGGAACGGATGCGATCGACAGTGGGGAGGGTCCGGAGGCTTGGCTGGGTGACGAGGTGGCGGAGACTCCGAACCTCGACGGCCTGAGGTCCGGGGGGACCTACGGGAGGAGCCTGCTTTACTGCGATCCTCTCGCTGACACGAGCTCCGGCCCAGGGTGGAAGACCAACCTCTCGGGAGTGTGGCCCGACAAGTTCGCCGAGGAGACCAGTGAGGGCGACAAGGAATGGAAAGCCTACCCGAGCTTCCTGAATCGCCTCGAAGGGGAGCTTGACGACGACATCGATACCTATGCGGCATACAGCTGGGTTGATCACGGGCCTGAAGGGGACGACGTCTTCTCCAAGGTGGACGAGCCGGATTTCCAGGACTACGACCCCAAAGACCCTGATCCCGTGCCTGCGGGCAAGGAGGAGGCAGACGTCCTGTCGGCCGACGAGAACTCTGTAGAGTCCGCTGTGGAACAGCTCAGCGACGAAGACCCCGATGCCTCGTTCGTCTATTTCGATGAGCCGGACTTCCAAGGGCACCACGGCGATCTTGAGACATACCGGGAGGCGATCGAGCGCGTCGACGGGTATATCGGAGAACTCCTGGACGCCATCGACGACCGCGAGGACGCCGAGAGCTGGACTGTCATCGTGACCACTGATCACGGTCAGGACGATAACGGAGGGCACGGCGGCTGCACCATCGGGGAGCGCAGCCAGTTCGTCCTCGCGAGGGGCCCTGGCATCGCAGAGGGAGCCGAGCCGATTGATGTGCGCCCGGTCGATGTCGTTCCCACAGTCTTCCAGCAGCTTGATGTTGAGATCGATGAGGACTGGGGACTGGAGGGCAAGGCCATCCAGGATCGTTCCGCTGATGCGTTCGACTCTGCCTACTCGTCTCTGGCCGACAGGTTCGACGACACGGACGTGCCCGAGAATGTCAAGGGCTTCACGCACACCATGCCCGGGGGCTGGACGGTCGACAACTCCCAGATGCCGAACAATGGGTCAACCGAGTGGCGGGGGTGGACTCTGACCACCAACCCGTTCTGGTCGATCAGCGCCAACCCGGACGGCGACGACGACAATGACGCGGACGACCGGCAGAACTTCATGCGTTCCCGCGGGGTCATCGCAGTGGCCGATCCTGACCAATGGGACGACGAGGGCTCTCCTTCGGACACCACGACCTTCAACTCGACCCTGATCTCACCCGCGTACTCGGTGGCAGGCAAAGACTCGGTCACCCTCACCTTCGGCAACCACTACAAGGACACCTCACCTCAGGTGGGCGAGCTCCTGGTCTCGATCGACGGCGGAAACGATCAGGTCATCAAGACTTACGACGGCGACACCCTGAACCAGATCGAGAGCATCCCGATCGACGTGGAGGATGCTTCCACACTCCAGGTGAAGTTCCGCCTCAAGGACGCGGAGGACGACTGGTACTGGGCGATAGACGACGTCCAGGTCAACTAA
- a CDS encoding RNA polymerase sigma factor → MNDLLRHIAPLVGGLCSRIAHGNSSDAAQEAMLAIFRGIQSLREPKAFYGWVRAVTVREAVRTSKRLSERSNDSLPELEQCANPLDTVHISDVLDRLSDQHRQILILRAVYGMSEQELAASLSLPVGTVRSRLYRARRNFQNAWRTPSDSA, encoded by the coding sequence ATGAACGACCTGCTACGGCACATTGCCCCCCTGGTCGGAGGGCTGTGCTCGCGCATAGCGCATGGGAACAGCTCGGATGCTGCGCAGGAGGCGATGCTCGCGATCTTCCGAGGCATCCAGAGTCTTCGCGAACCCAAGGCTTTCTACGGGTGGGTCCGTGCCGTCACCGTACGGGAGGCGGTCCGTACCTCGAAGCGCCTGAGCGAGCGGTCGAATGACAGTTTGCCAGAACTGGAGCAGTGCGCGAATCCGTTGGACACCGTACATATCTCTGATGTGTTGGACCGGCTGTCCGACCAGCACCGACAGATACTCATCTTGCGTGCCGTCTACGGCATGAGTGAACAGGAGCTGGCGGCCAGTCTCTCCCTGCCGGTCGGCACCGTGCGATCGCGGCTGTACCGAGCGCGGCGAAACTTTCAGAACGCGTGGCGCACACCATCGGACTCTGCCTGA